The following are encoded together in the Pleurocapsa sp. FMAR1 genome:
- a CDS encoding PD-(D/E)XK nuclease family protein, with amino-acid sequence MFTYIPVKYVTVDRKRRLSFNGQAYPSVSTILAATKPEKDRLALQRWRKRVGVKQAQKISTDACRRGTSIHTAINYFLAGQDLPDDVPNNPYWHSIEPVLESVGEVHLIESAVYHTEYKYAGRFDCLGSWERELCVFDWKTASKPKKNEWVADYCLQLTAYTAAINHLYKVQIDRAIIAIALQDQPAQIFRLNAEALSEYWQQFLIRLRLWEQQQA; translated from the coding sequence ATGTTCACTTACATTCCAGTCAAGTACGTAACTGTCGATCGCAAACGCAGATTAAGTTTTAACGGACAGGCTTATCCTTCTGTTAGCACAATTTTAGCTGCCACTAAACCCGAAAAAGACCGTCTGGCTTTACAAAGATGGCGTAAGCGAGTTGGAGTTAAACAAGCACAAAAAATTAGTACCGATGCTTGCCGTCGAGGTACTTCTATTCATACAGCAATCAATTATTTTTTGGCTGGTCAAGATTTACCTGATGATGTGCCAAACAATCCTTACTGGCATTCTATTGAACCAGTTTTAGAATCGGTTGGCGAGGTTCATTTAATTGAATCGGCAGTATATCATACAGAATACAAGTATGCAGGACGTTTTGACTGTTTGGGGTCATGGGAGAGAGAACTTTGTGTTTTTGATTGGAAAACAGCCTCTAAACCCAAAAAAAATGAATGGGTCGCTGATTATTGTCTACAATTAACTGCTTATACCGCAGCAATTAACCATCTTTACAAGGTGCAAATAGATCGAGCAATTATTGCGATCGCCCTACAAGATCAGCCCGCGCAAATCTTTCGCCTCAATGCCGAAGCTCTCAGCGAATACTGGCAGCAGTTTCTAATCAGACTGAGACTGTGGGAGCAACAGCAAGCTTAA
- a CDS encoding response regulator, translating to MIRILLVDDQNLVQQGIKSLLDQDRELKVIGTVKDGQSAIKQINLLRPDIVLLDIEMPGMNGISVTKYITHFFPQTKVIILSSHEEKKYLVQALVAGANAYILKNSLMKDLKQAILAVDNGYFQIESRLLAKVLYSSKIKPPLAKHSSSRSQSVSNYNINDHKSLDTKKTNQIKLENKNSLQNTSTKLENTDSSDSVVLEQKFSQTNILNSVEVNQENSSSQTSDYAKSEQINKIQVANIEEKAKIAEANLAESVVSANKTTQSKSASNQFDHSQPLSDRGYSPINVTSVSQNALLRVSKPSLTQQQILLNSHQNRRELGRHSGIKNYWRQLGNRSQIRPYKSKILAYSRPIVAKYKPVFEKHKSQLLLLINHKKTRKCLCNIGLIFLGAAIVLILHSL from the coding sequence ATGATCCGTATTTTATTGGTAGATGATCAAAACCTAGTCCAACAGGGAATAAAATCGCTGTTGGATCAAGATCGAGAATTAAAAGTGATTGGAACAGTCAAAGATGGTCAAAGTGCAATTAAGCAAATCAATCTCTTGCGTCCTGATATTGTATTGCTTGATATTGAAATGCCAGGCATGAATGGTATTTCTGTCACAAAATATATTACTCATTTCTTTCCCCAAACAAAAGTTATTATTCTTAGTAGTCACGAAGAAAAAAAATATTTAGTTCAAGCATTGGTAGCTGGAGCAAATGCATACATATTAAAAAACAGTCTGATGAAGGATTTGAAACAGGCTATTTTGGCTGTTGATAATGGATACTTTCAAATAGAGTCTAGACTACTTGCAAAGGTGCTTTATTCTAGTAAGATAAAGCCTCCTCTTGCTAAACACAGTTCTTCTAGATCACAGAGCGTTAGTAATTACAATATAAATGATCATAAATCTTTAGACACTAAAAAAACTAATCAAATAAAGTTAGAAAATAAGAATAGCTTGCAAAATACTTCCACAAAACTTGAGAATACAGATTCTAGTGATTCGGTAGTGCTAGAACAAAAGTTTTCTCAAACTAATATCCTGAATTCAGTTGAGGTAAATCAAGAAAACTCCTCTTCCCAAACATCTGATTATGCAAAATCAGAACAAATAAATAAAATTCAAGTTGCTAACATAGAAGAAAAAGCTAAAATAGCTGAAGCTAATTTAGCCGAATCGGTGGTTTCTGCCAATAAAACTACCCAAAGTAAATCTGCTTCAAATCAATTCGATCATTCTCAGCCATTAAGCGATCGCGGTTATAGCCCTATAAACGTAACCTCTGTGAGCCAAAATGCTTTGCTCCGAGTTTCAAAACCATCTTTGACTCAACAGCAAATACTGCTCAATTCTCACCAAAATAGGAGAGAGTTGGGCAGACACTCTGGAATTAAAAATTACTGGCGGCAATTAGGCAATCGATCGCAAATACGTCCATACAAATCCAAAATTTTGGCATATTCTCGACCGATAGTAGCTAAATATAAGCCCGTATTTGAGAAACATAAATCACAATTATTGTTGTTGATTAATCATAAAAAAACGCGAAAATGCTTGTGTAACATAGGACTAATATTTTTGGGAGCAGCTATAGTTTTGATTTTGCATAGCTTATAA
- a CDS encoding sigma-70 family RNA polymerase sigma factor has protein sequence MSEIFASQRIIFALSNDGEEASTADAKSENRVQTEQELIWLCQKGDRQSFRLLYQRYQQRVRSTLYQLCGTPLLDDLVQEVFLKAWKGLPKLKTAKHFSTWLYRISWNVATDQRRKLAKGREKIDSHEKSWEKEQLNYGKDLSSLQDTPDLMHLHYQDLVQRGLDSLSYEHRTVLVLHDLEDLPQKQVAEILDIPVGTVKSRLFHARNSLKNFLDQQGISF, from the coding sequence ATGAGCGAAATATTTGCTAGTCAGAGAATAATATTTGCTCTGAGTAACGACGGTGAAGAAGCAAGTACAGCAGATGCAAAATCAGAGAACCGAGTGCAGACAGAACAAGAATTGATATGGCTGTGTCAAAAAGGCGATCGCCAGAGTTTTCGACTGCTTTACCAACGCTACCAGCAGCGAGTGCGCTCAACTCTTTATCAGCTTTGTGGAACTCCTCTATTAGATGATTTGGTACAAGAAGTTTTTTTAAAAGCCTGGAAAGGATTACCCAAGTTAAAAACAGCAAAACATTTTTCTACCTGGCTGTATCGCATTAGCTGGAACGTGGCAACGGATCAAAGACGAAAATTAGCCAAAGGTCGCGAAAAAATAGATTCCCATGAGAAATCTTGGGAAAAGGAACAGCTAAACTATGGTAAAGATCTTTCTAGCCTTCAGGATACGCCAGATTTAATGCACCTGCACTATCAAGATCTAGTACAAAGAGGTTTAGATAGCCTAAGCTACGAACATCGTACAGTCTTGGTTCTCCATGACTTAGAAGACCTACCTCAAAAACAAGTAGCTGAAATTCTAGATATACCAGTAGGAACGGTAAAATCTCGTCTATTTCATGCCAGAAATTCATTAAAAAACTTTTTAGATCAACAAGGAATATCTTTTTAA
- a CDS encoding Spy/CpxP family protein refolding chaperone gives MPIIQWQCLLFLAAISIFIANSRFGLAVSPLSFSPNNQHSSTAKSIIVNNDVTKAKQQPQSLIQQLNLTDEQRQKIKQIHYRYKQQILKKKNNLAVLQQQLSDMMIGTESVELIRTKNQELVILRQEIGALRFESMLATREILTPQQRQKFKKILESRLSR, from the coding sequence ATGCCAATAATTCAGTGGCAATGCTTATTATTTTTGGCTGCCATATCAATTTTTATAGCCAATAGTCGTTTTGGATTAGCCGTTTCGCCATTATCTTTTTCACCTAATAATCAACATTCTTCTACAGCGAAAAGTATCATTGTCAATAATGATGTGACTAAAGCCAAACAACAGCCCCAAAGTCTTATACAGCAATTAAATTTGACTGATGAACAAAGACAAAAAATCAAACAGATACATTATCGATATAAGCAGCAAATACTCAAGAAAAAAAACAATCTTGCAGTGTTACAGCAACAATTATCCGACATGATGATTGGCACAGAATCAGTTGAATTAATTAGAACTAAAAACCAAGAGCTAGTAATTTTGCGTCAGGAAATAGGAGCATTACGTTTTGAAAGTATGTTAGCCACCAGAGAAATACTTACTCCCCAACAGCGTCAGAAATTCAAAAAAATATTAGAATCTCGACTTTCTCGGTAA
- the ilvB gene encoding biosynthetic-type acetolactate synthase large subunit has product MVSTSIPKSSQSIQTSQRQTGAFALMDSLRRHGVKHIFGYPGGAILPIYDELYRAEARGEVQHILVRHEQAASHAADGYARATGKVGVCLATSGPGATNLVTGIATAHLDSIPMVAITGQVSRAAIGTDAFQEIDIFGITTPIVKNSYVVRHAKDMARIVAEAFHIASTGRPGPVLIDIPKDVGNEEFDYVPVQPGKVNLRGYKPTVRGNIRQINAALKLIAQAEKPLMYVGGGAVAADAHAQIKELAEKFQIPVTTTLMGLGSFNEHNPLAVGMLGMHGTAYANFAVSECDLLIAVGARFDDRVTGKLDEFANRAKVIHIDIDPAEVGKNRLPEVPIVGDVRKVLEQILDRAKEADYDSVTTKPWLDKINHWRAEYPLPVPHPEEGLSPQEVIVELNKQAPLAFYTTDVGQHQMWAAQFLKNGPRRWISSAGLGTMGYGLAAAMGAKVAVPHEETICISGDASFQMNPQELGTLAQFDINVKTVIINNGWQGMVRQWQQNFFGERYSSSNMEIGAPDFKILAQAYGIKGMIVRDRSKLADAVAEMLAHNGPVLMDVRVTKDENCYPMIAPGKSNAQMLGLPQKEIKATEHKNCSNCGVTNPAANNFCPECGSQL; this is encoded by the coding sequence GTGGTATCTACAAGTATTCCTAAAAGCTCACAATCAATTCAAACCTCCCAACGTCAGACAGGCGCATTTGCCCTAATGGACAGTTTGCGTCGTCATGGCGTAAAGCACATATTTGGCTATCCTGGAGGGGCAATACTGCCAATCTATGATGAACTATATCGTGCCGAAGCCAGAGGAGAAGTTCAGCACATTTTAGTACGCCATGAGCAAGCAGCCTCTCATGCAGCAGATGGTTATGCTCGTGCCACAGGTAAAGTAGGAGTTTGCTTGGCAACTTCTGGACCAGGGGCAACCAACCTAGTTACAGGTATTGCTACGGCACATCTCGATTCGATTCCGATGGTGGCAATTACAGGACAAGTATCTCGTGCAGCAATTGGTACTGATGCTTTCCAAGAAATAGACATTTTTGGGATCACCACTCCTATCGTCAAAAATTCTTATGTGGTGCGCCATGCCAAAGATATGGCAAGAATTGTTGCCGAGGCTTTTCACATAGCCAGTACGGGTCGTCCAGGACCAGTTTTAATTGATATACCCAAAGATGTTGGTAACGAAGAGTTTGACTATGTACCTGTGCAGCCAGGCAAAGTAAACCTCAGAGGATATAAACCTACGGTTAGGGGAAATATTCGTCAAATTAATGCTGCCTTGAAGCTAATTGCACAAGCAGAAAAGCCTCTAATGTATGTGGGTGGTGGTGCTGTGGCTGCCGATGCCCATGCTCAAATTAAAGAACTGGCAGAGAAATTTCAAATACCAGTAACTACTACTTTAATGGGACTGGGTTCTTTTAATGAACATAATCCTCTGGCGGTAGGAATGTTGGGAATGCACGGTACAGCTTATGCTAATTTTGCCGTTAGCGAATGCGATCTGCTAATTGCTGTTGGCGCCAGGTTCGACGATCGCGTTACGGGTAAGCTAGACGAGTTTGCCAACCGTGCCAAGGTAATTCACATCGATATCGATCCTGCTGAAGTAGGTAAAAATCGCTTGCCTGAAGTGCCAATTGTCGGCGATGTGCGTAAAGTATTAGAGCAGATCTTAGACAGGGCAAAAGAGGCTGATTATGATTCTGTTACAACTAAGCCTTGGCTGGATAAAATCAATCACTGGCGCGCAGAATATCCTCTACCTGTCCCCCATCCAGAAGAGGGTTTGTCTCCTCAAGAAGTAATTGTCGAATTGAACAAGCAAGCTCCTCTAGCCTTTTATACCACTGATGTTGGTCAACATCAAATGTGGGCTGCTCAATTTCTTAAAAACGGTCCCCGTCGCTGGATTTCTAGTGCAGGTTTAGGCACAATGGGCTATGGTTTAGCGGCTGCCATGGGCGCGAAAGTAGCTGTACCCCATGAAGAAACAATCTGTATTAGTGGTGATGCTAGTTTCCAAATGAATCCTCAAGAATTAGGAACGCTAGCGCAATTTGATATTAACGTTAAAACCGTAATTATCAATAACGGCTGGCAGGGAATGGTGCGTCAATGGCAGCAAAACTTTTTTGGAGAAAGATATTCTTCCTCTAATATGGAAATAGGTGCGCCAGACTTTAAAATTCTGGCTCAAGCTTATGGTATCAAAGGGATGATTGTGCGCGATCGCTCTAAATTAGCAGATGCAGTTGCCGAGATGCTGGCACACAATGGCCCAGTACTAATGGATGTACGAGTAACTAAGGATGAGAACTGCTACCCGATGATCGCTCCTGGTAAAAGTAACGCTCAAATGTTGGGTTTACCTCAGAAGGAAATTAAAGCTACTGAACACAAAAACTGTAGCAACTGTGGCGTAACTAATCCTGCTGCCAATAATTTTTGCCCTGAATGCGGCAGCCAACTTTAA
- a CDS encoding TetR/AcrR family transcriptional regulator has product MTEIKQRISERTKSEAKTAAVLKGAMKEFLQNGYAGTSMDKVAKSAGVSKATVYSHFGDKENLFNVVIQDLVKDEFQQFMGLEKPQSLEQDPKIVLSAMTTKMLANFQNNRSFQDFMRIIVGESGRFPELAKAYVNGVAKPTIEILTKYLKSHPALELADPEATVRVMMGTMVYFVMLQEMMHGKDIVPLEGDRVIKTLTDLITRNQD; this is encoded by the coding sequence ATGACTGAAATTAAGCAAAGAATTTCCGAACGGACAAAATCAGAAGCCAAGACGGCAGCTGTATTAAAAGGGGCTATGAAAGAGTTTCTGCAAAATGGCTACGCTGGCACCAGTATGGATAAAGTAGCTAAGTCAGCAGGAGTTTCCAAAGCGACGGTGTATAGTCATTTTGGAGATAAAGAAAATCTATTTAATGTAGTGATACAAGATTTGGTTAAAGATGAATTTCAACAGTTTATGGGTTTGGAGAAACCTCAATCTTTAGAACAAGATCCGAAAATAGTGTTGTCAGCAATGACAACTAAAATGCTTGCCAATTTCCAAAACAATCGCTCTTTCCAAGATTTTATGCGAATCATTGTTGGCGAATCAGGGCGTTTCCCAGAATTAGCTAAGGCTTATGTCAATGGCGTGGCTAAACCTACTATTGAAATCCTGACCAAGTATTTAAAATCTCATCCCGCACTAGAATTAGCAGATCCAGAAGCCACGGTTAGAGTAATGATGGGAACAATGGTTTATTTTGTGATGCTCCAAGAAATGATGCACGGTAAGGATATTGTGCCATTAGAAGGCGATCGCGTAATTAAAACCTTGACCGATCTTATTACTAGAAACCAAGATTAA
- a CDS encoding ABC exporter membrane fusion protein codes for MEYTVDNKTKSGKPLVKKIPALIIGLALLVGGVTVYRLSLANTSESEIPVQTMPEIKTVTALGRLEPSGEIIQISVSSAASGNRINELLVNEGDEIKKGQVIAVLDSRDRSLAALNQFQEQVRVAQANLDLVKAGAKTGEIQAQEAAIARIEAERSNNIMAQTATVSRVKAELNNAQVEYQRYEQLYKDGAISASERDSKYLTLATAKEQVAEAQANLNRIQSSQQQQLAEAKATLNKIAEVRPVDMAVAEAEVRQAQAAVKTAQAELDRAYIKSPQAGTVIKTMIRPGEIVKSDEGIARIGQTKEMYAVAEVYESDVNKVKLGQPVTVTSSAIDGKLQGTVERIGLEIERQNVVNTDPTSNIDARVVEVKVKLDQASSQKVAGLTNLQVNVRIEVGSRKF; via the coding sequence ATGGAATATACAGTAGACAATAAAACAAAATCTGGCAAACCGCTAGTAAAAAAAATACCCGCGTTAATTATTGGCTTGGCTTTACTAGTCGGTGGTGTAACAGTTTATCGCTTGAGCCTAGCAAATACTTCTGAGTCGGAAATACCAGTCCAGACAATGCCAGAAATCAAAACCGTAACCGCATTAGGCAGACTAGAACCTAGTGGGGAAATAATTCAAATCTCAGTTTCTTCGGCTGCGTCAGGAAATCGCATTAATGAATTATTGGTCAACGAAGGAGATGAAATTAAAAAGGGTCAGGTAATTGCTGTATTAGATAGTCGCGATCGCTCTTTAGCAGCCTTAAATCAGTTCCAAGAACAGGTAAGAGTGGCACAGGCAAATCTAGATTTAGTTAAGGCGGGGGCAAAAACTGGAGAAATTCAGGCACAAGAAGCTGCGATCGCTCGTATCGAGGCAGAAAGAAGTAACAATATTATGGCGCAAACTGCTACTGTATCGCGGGTAAAAGCAGAATTAAATAATGCCCAGGTGGAGTACCAACGTTACGAACAACTATATAAAGATGGAGCAATTTCCGCTTCCGAACGAGATAGTAAGTATTTGACATTGGCTACGGCAAAAGAGCAGGTAGCAGAAGCTCAAGCCAACCTAAACCGCATTCAATCTTCTCAACAGCAACAGTTAGCCGAAGCCAAAGCTACTTTAAACAAAATCGCTGAAGTTCGTCCTGTAGATATGGCGGTAGCAGAGGCAGAAGTTAGACAGGCTCAAGCAGCAGTCAAAACTGCTCAAGCCGAATTAGATCGCGCCTACATTAAATCACCCCAAGCAGGAACGGTAATCAAAACTATGATTCGTCCAGGAGAGATAGTAAAGAGCGATGAAGGTATCGCCAGGATTGGACAAACCAAAGAAATGTATGCAGTAGCCGAAGTATACGAAAGCGACGTTAACAAGGTCAAGCTAGGACAACCAGTGACAGTTACTAGTAGTGCTATAGACGGAAAACTACAGGGAACAGTAGAAAGAATTGGCTTGGAAATTGAAAGACAAAACGTAGTCAACACCGACCCCACTAGCAATATAGATGCCAGAGTTGTGGAGGTCAAAGTCAAGCTAGACCAAGCATCCAGTCAGAAAGTAGCAGGACTGACTAATTTACAGGTGAACGTGAGAATTGAAGTAGGAAGTAGGAAGTTTTGA